In Arachis stenosperma cultivar V10309 chromosome 1, arast.V10309.gnm1.PFL2, whole genome shotgun sequence, one DNA window encodes the following:
- the LOC130967749 gene encoding uncharacterized protein LOC130967749 isoform X2: protein MGKRKERRLAALSNAGRRVKLDLFAEPSGELGGSNVQGDAGGDTDSQHRDGLPNSPSSSGQPQNPLLLLGQYSDDEMDDGSSKVPGDAKVQSPVSNEEAKDSIEERSKDNISVSVDHVSQNDGQQIRMENSSSIDPEGSKENASNGAAGNFPKEIVSNDQMSASRSFDEQLGTDINFGWKMVMHEESQRYYYWNVETGETSWEVPQVLAQAAQLSSDSMLPSVDDKTVSGAVGIDNSSFPSSVMQDTSATFTLDSSAETIVTSHNELYGHGSQMNGCSGEHTNVTHGRELIGNNGSMSFPYGGDPSYVPNYSAEEQQSQIDLPSHLEKQCEILLGRMKSLKESKGNLQDQDTLSKYMLEIEIRLSDIRSLASYGASLLPFWVHSDNQIKLLESVINNFQTAESAEVEAEDKDVPDSEAVGEQQNGLGHDSELYNNNNKDSTLTSEVSNGPQADASPVVLKDTYDEIPTNSQHFSSSNVSDNHLETGIDVHTEVQTNTNPEQSTLGHGYNFEDDDDMDVDMEVEDMNSSGNVTDADASVAKDLGQTEHEVQLNPLGDSHSLLPEHQFVVPPPPDDEWIPPPPPDNEQAPPPPLPPDDEQAPPPPPGDPQPPPYHALPSYAETGQPLSYTQYSLSYGQTGQSLSYTPVAGSEYYGQTAPEVPTSNIYGQIAMPPGQLYYSAVPNLYSENPQVVVNPSDPVSYYELQEGAGSTNIPVNNSSDSCVGGVDRASGDVPSTSSSMAAPATVSVDESASLPSTIAEAAAVSAASSAVAKTQTKVRKKRAVAVGSSLKSNKKVSSLVNKWKAAKEELLEEEEEPESVYEVFERKRQREIEEWHAKQIASGEAKDNANFQPLGGDWRERVKRKRAQKARESLEAPHDAVEPRQQQPDMTELSKGLPSNWQAYWDETSKQVYYGNTITLETTWDRPTK from the exons ATGGGGAAGAGGAAAGAGCGTCGCCTTGCCGCTCTCAGCAACGCTGGTCGCAGAGTCAAACTTGACCTCTTTGCGGAACCCTCTG GAGAGTTGGGTGGCTCCAATGTACAAGGTGATGCTGGAGGGGATACTGATTCACAACATCGTGATGGGTTACCCAATTCACCCTCTTCTTCAG GTCAACCACAGAATCCATTGCTGCTGCTTGGGCAATATAGTGATGATGAAATGGATGATGGATCAAGTAAAGTGCCTGGTGATGCTAAGGTGCAGAGTCCAGTGTCTAATGAGGAG GCTAAGGATTCTATTGAGGAAAGATCCAAAGACAACATCAGTGTCTCTGTTGATCATGTATCTCAGAATGATGGACAGCAGATTAGAATGGAAAATTCTAGTTCAATTGATCCTGAAGGCAGcaaagaaaatgcaagtaatGGTGCTGCTGGTAATTTTCCAAAGGAAATTGTTTCCAATGACCAAATGTCCGCTTCAAGAAGCTTTGATGAACAACTTGGTACTGATATTAATTTTGGATGGAAGATGGTGATGCATGAGGAAAGCCAACGCTATTATTATTGGAATGTTGAAACTGGGGAAACTTCATGGGAAGTGCCCCAGGTTTTGGCGCAAGCAGCTCAGTTATCGAGCGATTCAATGCTTCCTTCTGTTGATGATAAAACAGTCAGCGGTGCTGTTGGTATCGATAATTCCAGTTTTCCCTCTTCTGTGATGCAGGACACTTCAGCTACTTTCACACTTGATAGTTCAGCAGAAACCATAGTGACTTCTCATAATGAGTTGTATGGGCATGGATCCCAAATGAATGGATGTAGTGGTGAACATACAAATGTAACTCATGGAAGGGAATTGATTGGGAATAATGGTAGTATGAGTTTTCCTTATGGAGGTGATCCTTCATATGTTCCAAATTACAGTGCTGAAGAGCAGCAGTCACAAATTGATTTGCCTTCTCATCTTGAAAAACAGTGTGAGATTTTATTAGGGAGGATGAAGTCACTAAAAGA GTCAAAGGGCAATTTGCAAGATCAGGACACCTTGTCAAAGTATATGTTAGAGATTGAGATTAGACTTTCTGATATTAGGTCCCTTGCTTCATATGGAGCATCTTTGCTTCCATTCTGGGTGCATTCTGACAATCAGATAAAACTACTTGAAAGTGTGATAAACAATTTCCAAACTGCGGAATCAGCAGAAGTTGAAGCTGAGGATAAAGATGTCCCTGACTCTGAAGCAGTGGGTGAGCAGCAGAATGGCTTGGGACATGATTCTGAATtatataacaataacaacaaagaCAGCACTCTTACTTCTGAAGTTTCGAATGGACCTCAGGCTGATGCTTCACCTGTAGTTTTGAAAGATACCTATGATGAAATTCCTACAAATTCTCAGCATTTTTCTTCATCTAATGTTTCTGATAATCATTTGGAAACTGGTATAGATGTTCATACAGAAGTTCAAACAAATACAAATCCTGAGCAATCAACTCTTGGACATGGGTATAAttttgaagatgatgatgacaTGGATGTGGACATGGAAGTTGAAGATATGAATTCCTCAGGCAATGTAACTGATGCAGATGCATCAGTTGCAAAGGATCTTGGACAAACAGAGCATGAGGTTCAGTTGAATCCACTAGGCGACAGCCATTCTTTGTTGCCAGAACATCAGTTTGTTGTCCCCCCACCTCCAGACGATGAGTGGATCCCTCCACCACCGCCTGATAATGAGCAGGCCCCTCCTCCTCCGCTGCCACCTGATGATGAACAGGCGCCCCCTCCTCCACCTGGTGATCCACAACCACCTCCATATCATGCTCTCCCATCTTACGCCGAGACAGGGCAGCCTCTTTCTTACACACAATATAGTTTATCTTATGGACAGACAGGGCAGTCACTTTCTTACACACCTGTTGCTGGCTCCGAGTATTATGGACAGACAGCTCCTGAAGTCCCAACAAGTAATATATATGGACAAATTGCTATGCCACCTGGACAGCTCTACTATAGTGCAGTTCCAAACTTGTATAGCGAAAATCCTCAAGTTGTGGTCAATCCATCTGATCCAGTTTCTTATTATGAGCTTCAAGAGG GAGCTGGATCAACTAACATACCTGTTAACAATTCTAGTGATTCTTGTGTTGGTGGGGTAGACAGGGCATCTGGTGATGTTCCATCGACCTCATCTAGCATGGCGGCACCTGCAACTGTTTCGGTTGATGAGAGTGCCTCATTGCCATCAACTATTGCTGAAGCTGCTGCAGTAAGTGCTGCCTCATCGGCAGTTGCTAAAACCCAAACCAAAG TGCGTAAAAAGCGGGCAGTTGCAGTTGGATCTTCCTTAAAGTCTAATAAAAAGGTTTCAAGTTTGGTGAACAAG TGGAAGGCGGCTAAAGAGGAGTTgcttgaagaagaggaagagccTGAAAGTGTGTATGAGGTGTTCGAAAGGAAGCGCCAAAGGGAAATAGAG GAGTGGCATGCAAAGCAAATTGCTAGTGGAGAGGCCAAAGATAATGCTAACTTTCAACCTCTTGGTGGTGATTG GCGGGAGCGGGTCAAGCGCAAAAGGGCACAAAAAGCACGTGAATCTCTTGAGGCGCCGCACGACGCAGTTGAGCCCCGCCAACAGCAGCCTGATATGACTGAACTCTCCAAGGGTCTACCATCTAATTGGCAG GCATATTGGGATGAGACCTCAAAGCAGGTTTATTATGGTAACACTATCACCTTGGAAACGACATGGGATCGACCGACAAAATGA